A stretch of DNA from Candidatus Hydrogenedentota bacterium:
AGTTCGAACGGTGGTTTTCGATACTATCGAATGAGACGTTGTCCCAAGACTACGAGTTCTTCAGCACGACGTGCTGGACCGCTTGAATAAACGCGGTACCGATGTGATTTTCAATAATCTTGAACGCATTGGTCGAAGAGACCGTATGGATGGCCGCATGATGCAAAGACAGGACCGCATCTTGCATCGACTGATTGTCTTCGAGCGACGTGACTTTGAGCCCAATTTCTCTGGCTTTGCTTAACGATATGTGCCGTGCGTGATTGAGGTTCAATGCATGGTCGGCCAACTCGCGAATTACGCTTTCAATCTCCGAGTCAGCGTTTTGGTCACCAAAGAACATGCCGCTGGCAAGCCATTCTCGAACCAATGACTCAGACCACTGCACGGCCTTCTCGCATTCGCCGATCAGCGTCGGATTGTACTTGGCTATTATTGGTTGCCACACAACGGCTTTGGTCTGATCCTTCTTGATTTCATCGAAAGCCCTGTTAAATTCCTCAACGATACCATGGGCGGGAATTCCATTGAACTGCGGATCGATTGGCCCGAGGCTCGACTGCTTGCCCATCACAATCTCTTTGGACGCGCAGGCAATCATCGTGCCGGCAGACATCGCAAGTTGGGGCACGATGACCCGGATGTCCTTTCCGAACATTGCGCGAAGGTAGTCAACGATTGACTCTGTCGCGGCGGTTTCTCCGCCTGGCGTATGAAGTACCAGGTCCAACCCCAGAGTTCGGTCCAATTTGTGGATTA
This window harbors:
- a CDS encoding S49 family peptidase; protein product: MPNWNEILDEIKKAGSTHDLIRRKYLGELHEITGRNVIIYYSGWLQKPDVRGQHINDADKNGFMSVIHKLDRTLGLDLVLHTPGGETAATESIVDYLRAMFGKDIRVIVPQLAMSAGTMIACASKEIVMGKQSSLGPIDPQFNGIPAHGIVEEFNRAFDEIKKDQTKAVVWQPIIAKYNPTLIGECEKAVQWSESLVREWLASGMFFGDQNADSEIESVIRELADHALNLNHARHISLSKAREIGLKVTSLEDNQSMQDAVLSLHHAAIHTVSSTNAFKIIENHIGTAFIQAVQHVVLKNS